The Desulfovibrio sp. G11 region CCGCCTCATGCCCGGCGACGAGGTCATAACTGTTGCCGCTGGTTTTCCCACCACAGTGTCCCCACTGGTGCAGCTGGGCCTGACGCCGGTGTTTGTGGACGTAACCCCACCAACATATAACGCCGTTGCCGAACAGGTCGCCGCCGCTATAACCGAACGTACGCGCGCCATTTTTATGGCACATACTTTGGGGAACCCTTTTGACTTGACGACCATTAGAACTGTCGCCCAAAAACATGACCTCTGGCTGGTGGAAGATAGTTGCGACGCGCTTGGCTCCACATATACTCTGGCCGGAAATATCGGCATGTGTGGCAGCTTTGGGCATCTGGCCACATTTTCCTTTTATCCGGCCCACCATATCACTATGGGAGAAGGCGGGGCTGTGGTGTGCGACGACCCCCTGCTGCGCAAAATAGTTCTTTCGCTACGCGACTGGGGGCGCGACTGCTGGTGCGCACCCGGCGCGGACGATACCTGTACGCGCCGGTATACATGGAAATTTCCTCTGCTGCCGGAGGGGTACGATCACAAATACGTGTATTCGCATCTCGGCTATAATCTGAAGATTACTGACATGCAGGCGGCTGTTGGAGTGGAGCAACTTAAACGTCTCACGGCATTTACAGCACTGCGAAAACGCAATTTTGCCCTGCTTACCGAGGCTCTAGCTCCTCTGGAAGGTGGTCCTCTGACCTTGCCAAGGGCTACGCCTCACTCCGATCCTTCATGGTTTGGCTATTTGCTTACTATTGAAAAAAACTACGACAGAGCAGATTTACTGCAATACCTCAACTACCGACGGATAGGGACGCGCCTGCTTTTTGCGGGCAACATAACCAACCAACCCTGTTTTGAAGGTGTATCGCATCGCGTTGCTGCCAACTTGCTCGGCACAGATAAAATTATGCAGCGAACATTCTGGATCGGTCTGTATCCAGCATTAACGGAAGACCATATATTATACGCCGCCCATACCCTGCGTGAATATTTCAAAAAACAACGCAGTCCACGTTTGAAATAATTTATCTCCACGGTTTTTAAATTATCTTTGGCCGTCCTTGCACAAATCAAACGCGATGGCGATACTCTCACATCCCCGGCCCCGCACGGTGTGCAGTGCCCACAGGCACTTCATAGGCTTGCCCCTCCAGAAGGGCATTTCGAGCATCACCACAAAGGAAGTAACGGCGAAGACAGCAGAGATGTACGCCGTTACGCAAGCACTTCAAAATGAAATTGCTCTGGATCTAGATGTAGTGTTCCAATAGGTTGTTCACCCTCCCCCAAGTCGGTAAAGCTGGAGTTAACAGACAACAGCAAACCGATCGAGGGAGAAGGTGAACAGCCATAAGAATGCCAAACTGACCGCAAGAGGTCGAGAAGAAATGATACAGCGGATGCGGGACAATCCTGCCGCTACGGTGGCGGCAGGATTTGGAGTAAGCCTGCGAACCGCCAGAAAATGGATGAAGCGATACCGTGAAGGAGGTCTTGCTTCTTTAGCAGACGCCTCTTCCCGGCCTCGACATTGCAGAAATCGGCTGACGGAGCTGGACGTTTCCAGAATTTTTGAGTTGCGGAAAAAGCGACAGACTGGCGACGCAATCGCATTACGCCTTGGCCTGTGTCGCAGTACTGTGTTTCGTGCCTTGCGCAGACTCGGCTGCTCCCGGCTTTCTTCTTTGGAAGAAAAAGAGCCGGTACAGCGTTATCAATGGGCGAAGCCGGGGCAGATGCTTCATCTGGACATCAAGCGTCTCGGCAAGATTGATGGAGTTGGTCATAGGAAGACGGGGACACGGCAAGTCCGTCGGCGTCGACCAGGTTGGGAATATTTACATGTATGTGTGGATGACGCTTCCAGGGCCGCGTATACGGCAGTACTGCCGGATGAAACGGCGGAATCTGCCATAGAATCGCTGAACATGAGCCTGCGCAAGGTGACCAAAGCCAAGGGGGCTTTCCCCCACGATGAGGCCGTTTTCAAAATCTTCTGGCTGGCGCTGCGAAATATCAGCAAAAAATGGACTATGCCCATCAGGGATTGGAAGGCAGCGTTGAACAGATTCGCCATACAATTTGAGGAAAGATTTCCAACTTAATAAGTAAACCGATTACACAAAGTTATGGACACCCCCGTAGCCTTAGCGTCTTGCGGGGTATTCCCGACAACCAACCTCCTGCCTGGCGATGCATGTTCACCCAACCGGCCGGCCTTTGGGGTAATCACCGGTGTGTTTTCCGGCTGGCACGGAGGTGCCGAAAGATGTTTGCCCTATGGCTTTTCTGACGTTATGCTGTGCTTCAGTTTTGACCACGGCCTGTGTGCATGCTACCGTTAACAGTTGCCCTGACTTGGCCTGCGCCCCCTATTGCCGGCTCTTCTGGCGTACTGCGCCACCGACAGCTTCGCGCAAGGCCAGGGCCGCAACTGATCTGATTTATATTGGCCTTCCACCCAAGGAGCTCAGGTAGTGCCCATACCCCGATTTCTTGTTTTACTCGCTGCTTGCTTTTTTTTGATTTTTGGCTTTCCCGCTCATGGCTTTTGCGCGGATACGCTTTTGGACGGAACACAGCTTTCCCTCATATGGGCTTTGCCCTTCGCCGGACTTTTACTTTCCATTGCCTTGTGGCCCCTCGTCAATCCCCATTTCTGGGAAGCCCATTACGGTAAGATAACCGCCTTCTGGAGCGCGCTTTTTCTGGTGGCGCTGCTGATTCATTTTGGGCCTCGGGCTACACTTCAGGAACTGCTCGGAACCGTATTCAACACCTATCTGCCCTTTGTCATTCTTTTGATCGCACTGTTTACGGTTACCGGCGGTATCCATCTTCGGGGCAACCTTGCGGGCACACCGCTCGTCAATACAGGTATTATTTTTGTGGCTACAGCGCTTGCCAGCTGGGTGGGCACCACCGGGGCGTCAATGCTTTTCATCCGCCCTCTGCTTCGCGCCAACATGTACCGCCGTTACCGTGTGCATTCGGTCATTTTTTTCATAGTACTTGCGGCCAACGTGGGCGGCTCCCTCACTCCCCTGGGTGACCCCCCCATCTTTCTCGGCTTTCTGGCGGGCGTGGATTTTTTCTGGACCACGACACACCTGTTCGGCCCCATGGTTTTTCTGACCATTTCGCTGCTGCTGGTCCACTATTTTCTCGATGCATACCTTTATAAAAAAGAAGATCACCAACTTCTGGACGAGCACAGAGGTGCAGACGTAAAGCTCAGCCTTGAAGGCTGGCAGGTCAACCTGCCGTTGCTTGCCTGCATCGCCGGAGCCGTGCTTTTGAGCGGCAACTGGAAGCCGGGCATCCATATTCCCCTTTTCGGTGAGGTGCATATGGAACTGCAAAATGTCGCACGCGATCTGCTTTTGCTGATGATCATCATTCTTTCCGGCCGCCTGACAAACTTCGCCATTCGGGAACGTAATGCCTTTACGTGGGACCCCATGCGCGAGGTGGTCAAACTTTTTCTCGGCATCTTTATCTGCCTTATCCCCATCATTGCCATTCTCAAAGCGGGCAAAGACGGCGATATGGGCTTTATTATCGATATCCTCAACACAGACGGCAAACCGGACAACATGGTGTACTTCTGGCTTACAGGGGTGCTTTCCACTTTTTTGGACAATGCGCCAACCTTTCTTGTCTTCTTTAATATTGCCGGAGGCGATCCCCAGGTTCTCATGAATGAACTGGCCCAGACCCTGCTTGCCATCACCTGCGGCACAGTCTTCATGGGGGCAAACACCTATATCTCCAACGCGCCCAACCTTATGGTGCGCTCACTGGCGGAAAATCTTGGCGTGCGCATGCCCAGCTTCTTTGCCTATACAGGCATTATTCTTGTCATGCTGCTTCCTCTGCTTGCCATTTTCAGCCTTATCTGGCTCAGATAGGGCGATCCGGCACACAGTCCGCCAATCAGTACTTCAAGTTTGCAAAATAAGGACGGGATCATGATAAAAGACGGCTACGAACTGGTTGTAACCATTGTGAACAAAGGCTGGAGCAGCACCATCATTGAAACTTCGCAAGAAGCCGGGGCGCGGGGCGCCACCGTGCTCAAGGGGCGCGGCGCGGGACTCAAGGTCGCCGCGCTGTTCGGCATACCTGTGGAGCCGGAAAAAGATATTATTCTGAACGCCGTTCCTGCTGATATCAGCCGTCAGGTGCTGCTTGCCATTTCGCACTCCGCAGCCCTTGTCAAACCCGGCAACGGCATTGCCTTTATTTTGCCAATCACAAACATTGTGGGCGTGTTCGAGCAGCAGGACGGATAAACTCCGTCTGTGCCTTTCGCAACCGTGCGTTGCAAACCTGTGCCTAAGGATGCGCAGGAAAAAAACGCACGGTTGTGAAATAAAAAACAAACAGCCCTGCACCCGCCTCAAGGTGCGGCGACCTGCAGCCCCGCTTTTATTTTCCGCTGCCATTCAGGCCGCCGAAAAACTCAGTCCTGCGGCAGCCCGTCCGCCCATCCGGCCTCCACAGGCAGACCCGCCATATGCCTTCGCAGCATGTCCAGCGCATGACTGGAAGCCAGCCGCCGGGTCCACTCCCGCCCAAGGTAACGCCCCTGGGGCCGCAGCACACGCAGCCATACCGCATTACTGCAACTCAACGCCACATACACAAGCCCTACGGGCTTTTCTTCCGTGCCACCGCCGGGACCTGCCACTCCGGTAATGCCCAGACCATAATCCGCCCCGTAACGCTCACGCACGCCCACAGCCATACTGCGGGCGACCTGCGGACTCACGGCCCCATAGCAGGCAAGCTGCTCTTCCGGCACCCCCAGAAGGCGTGTCTTTGCTTCATTGGCATAGGTGATCAGGCCATAGCCAAAGACTTCCGAAGCGCCCGGCTGATCCGTTATGCGTTTCGCCAGCAGGCCGCCCGTGCAGGATTCCGCGATAGCGAGACTTCGCCGGTGTTGACGCAGTTGCTCAACCACCACGGCTTCGAGGCCGGACACATTAACGCCATAAACCACATCGCCCAGACGGCCGCGCACAGCATCCACAACCGGCTTTGCCAGGGCCTCGGCAGCTTCAGCATTTTCGGCCTTTGCCGTTACCCGCACGAACATTTCCGCATCACTGGCGTAAGGGGCTACCGTAGGGTTGGCCCCTTCCGTCAGATCGGCTATGCGCAAAGCCGCAGAACCTTCGCCAATGCCAAACGTGCGCACCATAAATGAGGCGATGACCGCGCCCCCCATGCGCTGCAAAAAAGGCATCACACTATCTTCGAGCATGGGCAGCAACTCGGAGGGCGGTCCGGGCAGTAAAATCACCCACTGCCCCGGCTTTCCCGGCACAGCGCAGCCGGGGGCAGTCCCCGCCCTGTTGGGAAAAGCCGTTGAACCGCGCGGCAACCACGCCTGCTTGAGCTGATTTGCCGCAATGGGGCGAGAACCAAAATATTCGCGCAAGCGCCGCAGACTGTCCTTGTGTTCTTCCAGGGGCGCGCCCAGAACCCTGGCGACAGTTTCCTTGGTCATATCGTCATCAGTGGGTCCCAGCCCGCCTGTGGTGATGACCACATCCGCACAGTTCAGGGCCTCGCGCAGAGCCGCCTCAAGCCGTCCGGCGTTATCCCCCACAGTATGAACCTGCAAAAGATCCATACCCAGAGCCGAAAGCGCCCTGCCCACATGAGCCGCATCCGTATTGATAGTGTGCCCCAGCAGAAGTTCCGTACCTACTGAAATAATTTCCGCCCTCATGCGGCCTCCTTATAAACTCACGACGTATCCGCCCCTCAAGGCAGGTGAAGATCGTAGCTCGCGCCTGTCCACCCTGCAAGACTGTACGTATGCGCCGGCTCGCATGCCGGCTGTGCGGGGCGTTCTCCGTCCGGCATCTGCTTTGCCTCAGCCATCGGCAAGGTCGTATCGTTGCCGTATTGCACAGGAGCCGCAGTCAGTGGCACAACTGTCGCCCCCCGTAGCTGTGAGCGCAGCGGTATTGACAAAAGCCACTGTTTCCGCCAACCTATTTCATACCATATTGATAAGAAATAGCCGGGACCTGTTGAATACCGAAAAAAACAATGCCGGCCGCCAAGGGGACAGATCATGACTGACAATAAAAACAGCCTGCGTTTTGAAACGCTGCAGGTACATGCAGGCCAGGAAAAACCGGATTCGGCCAGCGGCGCACGGGCAGTACCCATCTATCAGACCACATCATATGTGTTCAACGACTGTGCCCATGCCGAGGCGCGCTTCAACCTGACCGACCCCGGCAACATATACAGCCGGCTGACCAATCCCACGCAAGACGCCCTGGAGCAGCGCGTGGCGGCCCTTGAAGGCGGTGTGGCCGCCCTGGCAACGGCCAGCGGCGCGGCGGCTGTGAGCTATGCCCTGCAAAACCTGGCCCGGGCCGGAGACCATATTGTGGCGGCAAAAACCCTCTATGGCGGAACCTACAACCTGCTTGCCCATACCTTCAAGGACTCGGGCATTGAAACCACCTTTGTGGACCCGGGGCAGACAGACTTTTTCGAGCCAGCCATAACCCCCCGCACACGTGCGATCTTTGTGGAGAGCATGGGCAACCCCCACAGCAATATCGTAGATATGAAGGCTCTGGCAAACCTTGCCCATCACCACTCCATCCCGCTGGTAGTGGACAATACCTTTGCCACGCCATGGCTCATGCGTCCCATTGAGCACGGCGCGGATATCGTTGTTCACTCGGCGACCAAGTTTATGGGCGGTCATGGCGCAGCTCTGGGCGGAATTATTGTGGATGGCGGCCACTTTGACTGGGCCTCTGCCGGAAAGTTTTCCCACCTGAGTGAGCCGGACCCGAGCTATCACGGGCTGAGCTTCACAAAGGCCGTCGGGGCGGCGGCCTATATAGTGCGGGCGCGGGCCATTCTGCTGCGCGATCTGGGCGCAGCTATGGCCCCCCTGCACGCCTTTCTCATCCTTCAGGGGCTTGAAACCCTGTCTCTGCGTGTGGAACGCCACGTGCAAAACGCTCTGGCCGTGGTGCGCCATCTGCATAAGCATCCCAAGGTCGAAGCCGTCAATCATCCGAGCCTGCCCCAAAGCCCAAGTCATGCTCTGTACAAACGCTACTTTCCGCACGGCGGAGGCAGCATCTTTACCATAGAAATCAAAGGCGGCGCAGCAGAAGCCAGGGCCTTTATCGACAGGCTGCGCATATTCTCGCTGCTGGCCAACGTGGCGGACGCAAAGTCGCTGGTCATACATCCCGCGTCCACCACGCATTCACAAATGACGGAACAGGAACTGGCAAGCACAGGCATACGGCCCAATACCGTGCGCCTGTCCATCGGCATCGAGCATATTGACGATATTCTTGCCGATCTGGACCAGGCCCTGGCTGCCCTGTAATCCCCATCGTCCGGCGGTGAAGGACGCAGTGCAGAAGACCTTTGTCTGCCCCGCGTGACGCCGCCGGGCATGGCGTTTCTGCCCTGCCATATGTACACTGCGCTGTTTGCGTTCTCACCCCTGAAACACATTGTCTTTTTAGAGGCTATTGCATAAACTTGTACGGGTCGGCGTCAGCCATGTCCGCGCAGGGCAAAAACGGTTTGCCCACAAGCGCTCAGGAACCGCCAGCCGTACTGCCGCACCCTCTGAGGAGAACGTTCATGTTGAAAAAGCTTGTGGCCTTTGTGTTCGTCATGCTTCTGGCCATGCCTGCCCTGGCGGAAGAGCTGAATACCAAATACTTTACCGTTAATATTCCCGAAGGCTGGAAGGTGATCATGCCTCCCACGGAAAATCAGGGAACCACCAGTGCCATCTTTGCCAATTCTGCGGGCAATGCCTCGGTGACGTTTGTCGTTGGCCCCAACAGCGGTGCCGACACCAAGACCATCGCGGATATGTTTGCCAAACAGTTCAAGGCACCCAAACCGCCAGTAGAAAAAAACGGCCAGTACACCTTTACCTTTGCCCAGCAGGACATTACCAGCCAGGCCTGGGTGGCCTCGCATGGAGACGTGTTCATGATCACGGTCATGGCCGGAGACCGCAAAGCTGCCGCCGCCTTTGTGAAAAAGCATGTTAAAAGTCCGGAATTTCCGGCGCTGCTGCCCAAGTAGCAATCAGCCCTGTTTGACATACAACGGCCGCGCTCACATGAGCGCGGCCGTTGTATGTTTTTCTGAAAAAATATTTTCTGCAATACCAGCAGATTAACAACAGCAGTTTATGCCCTTTCCTTCCCTCCTCACGGCACCGGCAAACCCTGTGGACTGAAAAGCGGCAACTGGAGCTGTTTTTTTGCAAGTATTCTCTATCTGCGGGATATCTGCTCACCAGATCAACATTATTGCTACATTTTTTATTTTTGTGTAACTGCTTGTCAGGCGGCATATCGCCGACACCCCGGCACCGCCGGAAATCTCAACGCCAGGAGAGCGTTATGTGGAGAATCTGCTGTACTTGCGTGGCTCTTGTTCTTTTTTGGGGAACTCAGGCTCAGGCCCACTTCGGCATGGTCATTCCGTCCACACCAACGGTAACCGACAAAAAAGAAGCCACGGTCAAGCTGGACATTGCCTTTGCCCACCCCATGGAACTTCAGGGAATGCCCATGGAAGAGCCCAGGGCTTTCACTGTTACACATAACGGCAATACTGAAGACATAAAGGGGCTGCTCAAGCCCGCAACCTTTATGGGCACCAAGGCATGGACAGCCGCCTTTGCCATCAAAAAACCCGGCGTCTACCAGTTTGCCCTGGAGCCGCAGCCCTATTTTGAACCCGCTGAAGACTGTTATATAATTCACTATACCAAAACTGTGGTTGCTGCCTTTGGCGAAGAAGAAGGCTGGACGGAACCGCTGGGCCTCAAGACTGAAATTGTTCCGCTTACCCGCCCCTTTGCCAACTATACGGGCAATGTCTTTCAGGGGCAGGTACTGCTTGATGGAAAGCCCGTTCCCGGCGCCGAAGTAGAGATTGAAAGCTATAACAAGGGCAAGGGGCATGTGGCGCCCAACGAATTCTATGTAACCCAGGTAGTCAAGGCAGACCAGAACGGCGTGTTTGCCTATGGTGTACCCTGGGCCGGTTGGTGGGGATTTGCCGCCCTGAATACGGCTGACGAAAAAATGGATTACAAGGGTGAAGGCAAATCCGTGGAACTTGGCGCAGTGTTGTGGGTCAACTTTGCCGCCCCTCGCACCAAATAAAATATTCCCGCGTCAGCATGCCTGACATTCACGCGGGACGATTACACAGCGTTATGCTGTGCAGCCCGGTTCCGCCTTCTTTTTTTCTTGCCCCTTGCGGCCGGAAAAAGGACAAGGTATGAGCAGATGCGGAATCATTCATGCCGGTTCCCGCGTTGGCCTGTGAGGCTGCACGGGAGCCGGCAGCGTATACTCCGTTGTTTCAGCCGGTCCGCCGGAAAGGATGGCCCATGCACATAGCTGAAGGAGTTCTGTCTCCCCCTGTTCTGGTTACAGGCTACGCGCTTGCCGCTGCCGGCACGGCCATGGGCCTTCGCAGGCTGGATTACGACAGGCTGATGACTGTAGCCATTCTGGCTGCGGTCTTTTTTGTCGGCTCTCTTATCCATGTGCCCATCGGTCCTTCCAGCGCCCACCTTATCCTGAACGGCCTTCTGGGAGTACTGCTGGGGTGGGCGGTCTTTCCCGCCATTCTGTCAGCTCTGGCCCTGCAGGCCCTGCTTTTTCAATACGGGGGGCTGGTGGTCCTTGGGGTCAACAGCTTTACCATGGCCTTTTCCGGCCTTGTGGCCTGGTATATCTTTCGCGGGCTTACGCACCTCTGGCCCGGCACACGGGGGTTGCGGGCCGCGGCTTTTTGCGGCGGAGCCGTGGGAGTGCTGGGGGCCGGCCTCTTGACGGCTCTGGCTCTCGCCTTCAGCGATGAAGGTTTTCTTACGGCCGCCAAGCTCATTTTTTTGGCCCACTTGCCCATCATGCTGATTGAAGGGCTTATCACCATGTTCACTGTGGGCTTTATAGCCAGGGTGCGCCCGGAAATGCTGCAACTCACAACGCAAAAAAGCGCAACCTGAGCATCAGTTTTTTCAAGGCGAAATTCTCTTGCAGCCTGTCAGCCCGCTGAATCGCGCCTGAAGCATGACGCGCCTGCGTGGCATACTTTTGCCCGTGCAACAGCCGGAACAGCCGTACAAAAAAGTTTTTCAGATCGGAAAGGAGTCGGCCATGCCTTATTGCAACAGCATCTCATACTCCCATGCCCCGGCAAGAGACAGCGCCCGCCCCCCCTGTTTTTTCTTGCACATGCGCGGCTACACGTCACCGATCCCCGTCTCTCTGCTTGCCTGCCTTCTGGCTGCCGCCCTGTATTTTCTTTCCTGCACTCCCGCTCAGGCCCACAGGGTCAATATTTTTGCCTGGACTGAAGGCCGACAGGTGATGGTACAATGCGGCTTCAGCGGCGGAAACAACGTAAAGAACGGCCAGATCACGGTGTATGACGCCGCCAATGGTACAATATTGCTTGAAGGGCGCACCGACACCAATGGTATGTTTCATTTTGACATACCACCACAAGGCAGAAAAAACGGCTTGCGTATACGTATCAATGCAGGTGAAGGGCATCAGAACGAATGGCAGCTTGATGCGGAAGAGCTGGACCAGGCTCCTGAACCTTCAGGCGCAAGTCCCGCGCAGACAGGAAATACCGGCAGTGTACCCGCAGCGCAACCTACGGATAGGCCCGTTACCGCGCGGGGGTCCACCGCACAGGTTGAGCCTGCAGCCGTTACCTCGGGCAACGGGGTTTCCATCGCAATAGAAGAAATACGCGCCAGTGTGGACGCCGCCCTTGAGGCGCAGGATGCCCGCTTCAACGCCCTGCTGGAGTCCCGCCTGGCCCCGCTGCGCCGCCAACTGGCGGAGATGCGGCAAGACGGCCCGGGATTACGGGAAATAGTGGGCGGCATGGGCTGGCTTGTGGGCCTGGCCGGAATTGCCCTGTATTTGCGCTCGCGGCATCGTTAACGTTCATTTGCCGCCACATGTTTGATCAACCCTTTGTCCGCCCTTCAGCCATACAGCGCCTGGATCCGCGTGTACGCATGGGCAGCGCCGCTCTGGCGGCGTTGAGCATTTCAACATTGCAAACTGCTTCGGCATGCAGCCTGGGGCTTGCATTGGGGCTGTTGCTGCTGATTTTTGCCAAACCGCCTCTGTTGCCGCTGCTGCAACGCTTGGCTGTGGTCAATGTTTTTGTGGTTTTTCTGTGGTGCGTCACGCCCATAACCATGCCGGGATGTGAAGTTCTCAGTTGGGGGCCTGTAAGCGTCAGCGCTGAAGGCCTGTATCTGGCCCTGCTGGTGAGCATCAAGTCCAATGCCATTGTGTGCACCTTTCTGGCGCTTGTTGCCACCATGCATGCCTCCACGGCCGGACGTGCCCTCGAATGCCTGCACTGTCCACGCAAGCTGGTTTTTCTTTTTCTGTTCACAGCGCGCTACGTTCACGTTATCGCACAACAGTGGCAAAACCTGAGCGTGGCTGCCCGGTTGCGGGGGTTTCGCCCAAAAAGCAATATGCATACCTACCGCACACTGGCGTCCCTGCTGGGCCTCTTGCTGGTGCGCAGTTATGAACGCTCCCTGCGAGTTCGTGAGGCCATGCTGCTTCGTGGATTTTCAGGCCAGTTTCATTCAGTGTCCATGTTCAGAGTCCGCCCACCGGACATCCTGTTTGCTGTTTTTGTGCTGCTCTGCCTTGTGGGCATTGTGGCCGTAGAATACAAGGATACGCTTTATGGTTGATACCACGGATCCGCCATGCGCCATTTTTGCCCTTGAAAACATCCACTTCAGCTATGAGCGTGACGGACAGCAGCATCCGGTGCTCCGGGGCGTTGATATGGCCCTCATGCCGGGACAGCATGTGGGATTTTACGGTCCCAACGGCAGTGGAAAAACCACGCTTTTCCGCTGCATAACCGGCCTGACGCGCCCGCAGCAGGGAGTTGTGCGCTTTCATGGCCGCGAACTGCATGCCGAAAAAGATTTTTACCACCTTCGCTGCGGCGTGGGCTTTGTGCTGCAACACGCCGAAGACCAGCTTTTCTTTCCGTCCGTGCTTGAAGATGTGGCCTTTGGCCCGCTGAACCTGGGTTTTTCGCCTGATGAAGCCCGGCAGCGCGCTGTTGAAACATTGCAGCATATCGGGCTGGACGGCTTTGAAAACCGCCTTACACACAGACTTTCCGGCGGAGAAAAAAAACTGGTTTCCCTGGCCGCCGTGCTGGCCATGCGCCCGGAGGCCCTGCTGCTGGACGAGCCGACCAACGGACTGGATAACGAGGCACGCCGGCATATTACCGATATTTTGCGCGGTCTTGATACTGCCCGTATAACCATTTCCCATGACTGGGATTTTCTGGCACAAGTCTCTTCCACCTATCTCACGCTCGACAAGGGCCACCTGAACGCCGATGCGCCGGACTTTACCCACGCGCATACCCATGCTCACCCTCTGGGCAACGAGCCGCACGCCCATGCGCATTAAAGCAATCCGCCGGGCAGACGGTATCCGCATGTTTTCCGGCCATGGCAGCAACGGGGCATACTCTGCGGCGCACCCACAACAATCATTATAATACACTAAATAAAATACTTGATATAGGATATCCAGTTATCCTGAAACGCCGGACAGCGCCTTTTGCCAAGCCGTCACATAAAGGGGACTGGATTTATATTTCTATAAGCATTATACTGAACACGTTGCTGTTTTTCCTGCAGGACACATCGAAGGCGGCCAGCCTTCACAAATCAATCCAGAACGTCATCATTCCCACCGATCCTTTGTAATAATGGACGGTTGAGATTTTTATGCTGAACAAGTCAAGCATCATACCAGAACATATACAGCTCGAATCACACGACCCTGTCTGGGAGTGGCACACGACATCCGACAGGCTTTTCATGAGCGTAGGCGCCCTTGCCCAGCTACGCATGGACGGCAAACCGCCGCGCAGCATGAAAGATTATCTGGAGCACTGCCCCCTCGAAAGCCTGGCTCCCCTTCTTGAATCTATGGAAAAAGCGCTCAACGGCTCCCACGGGCCGCACCTTGAAGTGTTTTATCCTTTTGACAGTTTTCTGGTACGGTCTCAGATACTGGTCTTGCGGCGCGACGTTTTCGGTCGCGGAACCCTGGTAACAGGCTGCAACGTGGCTATGGACAGACAAAGGCTTGCACCCACTGCTGCCGCCGCCCCCGTGCCGGCACCCCAGCCCCCGCCCCGAAGCCTGGCCGAAGCCGCCGTTCCTTCCACGGCCCGCAGCGACGCCAGCCGCCTCATGCTGGCCCTCAACGCCGCCAGCGATGGCCTGTGGGACTGGGATCCCAGCACCAATGCCATTTATTTCAGTCCCCGCTACCTCGACATGCTTGGCTACACCAGCGAAGAATTCCCCCCCCCTGTCCACATCATGGACCAGCAAGGTACACCCCGACGATTACGACAACATCGTTCCCATGCAGATTGAATTCATCAACAACCCCAAAATGGGCGACAGCTTTGAATGCACCTACCGGATGCAGCGCGGCGACGGCACCTGGGCATGGATTCTCAGCCGGGGCTATGTGACTCACCGCGACGCAAGCGGCAAGGCCATCCGCGTTGTGGGCCTGCACACAGACGTCAGCGCGAGCCAGGGCGACAGGGCACGGCTTGAAGAGCTGGTGCGTA contains the following coding sequences:
- the rfbH gene encoding lipopolysaccharide biosynthesis protein RfbH, translated to MPLDDEALVNTADAAKKSIPLCANVWETKSVQATDVTTTGARLTSRAVDRLLRALGRSVARSHYHAVHAPSPFKANRSVVPVSGKCWGPEEMESLCEASLDFWLTSGRFAEAFEQALAQRLGRRYALAVNSGSSANLLAIAALCSPLLKERRLMPGDEVITVAAGFPTTVSPLVQLGLTPVFVDVTPPTYNAVAEQVAAAITERTRAIFMAHTLGNPFDLTTIRTVAQKHDLWLVEDSCDALGSTYTLAGNIGMCGSFGHLATFSFYPAHHITMGEGGAVVCDDPLLRKIVLSLRDWGRDCWCAPGADDTCTRRYTWKFPLLPEGYDHKYVYSHLGYNLKITDMQAAVGVEQLKRLTAFTALRKRNFALLTEALAPLEGGPLTLPRATPHSDPSWFGYLLTIEKNYDRADLLQYLNYRRIGTRLLFAGNITNQPCFEGVSHRVAANLLGTDKIMQRTFWIGLYPALTEDHILYAAHTLREYFKKQRSPRLK
- a CDS encoding helix-turn-helix domain-containing protein → MNSHKNAKLTARGREEMIQRMRDNPAATVAAGFGVSLRTARKWMKRYREGGLASLADASSRPRHCRNRLTELDVSRIFELRKKRQTGDAIALRLGLCRSTVFRALRRLGCSRLSSLEEKEPVQRYQWAKPGQMLHLDIKRLGKIDGVGHRKTGTRQVRRRRPGWEYLHVCVDDASRAAYTAVLPDETAESAIESLNMSLRKVTKAKGAFPHDEAVFKIFWLALRNISKKWTMPIRDWKAALNRFAIQFEERFPT
- a CDS encoding sodium:proton antiporter; the encoded protein is MDGTQLSLIWALPFAGLLLSIALWPLVNPHFWEAHYGKITAFWSALFLVALLIHFGPRATLQELLGTVFNTYLPFVILLIALFTVTGGIHLRGNLAGTPLVNTGIIFVATALASWVGTTGASMLFIRPLLRANMYRRYRVHSVIFFIVLAANVGGSLTPLGDPPIFLGFLAGVDFFWTTTHLFGPMVFLTISLLLVHYFLDAYLYKKEDHQLLDEHRGADVKLSLEGWQVNLPLLACIAGAVLLSGNWKPGIHIPLFGEVHMELQNVARDLLLLMIIILSGRLTNFAIRERNAFTWDPMREVVKLFLGIFICLIPIIAILKAGKDGDMGFIIDILNTDGKPDNMVYFWLTGVLSTFLDNAPTFLVFFNIAGGDPQVLMNELAQTLLAITCGTVFMGANTYISNAPNLMVRSLAENLGVRMPSFFAYTGIILVMLLPLLAIFSLIWLR
- a CDS encoding P-II family nitrogen regulator, which encodes MIKDGYELVVTIVNKGWSSTIIETSQEAGARGATVLKGRGAGLKVAALFGIPVEPEKDIILNAVPADISRQVLLAISHSAALVKPGNGIAFILPITNIVGVFEQQDG
- a CDS encoding competence/damage-inducible protein A; the encoded protein is MRAEIISVGTELLLGHTINTDAAHVGRALSALGMDLLQVHTVGDNAGRLEAALREALNCADVVITTGGLGPTDDDMTKETVARVLGAPLEEHKDSLRRLREYFGSRPIAANQLKQAWLPRGSTAFPNRAGTAPGCAVPGKPGQWVILLPGPPSELLPMLEDSVMPFLQRMGGAVIASFMVRTFGIGEGSAALRIADLTEGANPTVAPYASDAEMFVRVTAKAENAEAAEALAKPVVDAVRGRLGDVVYGVNVSGLEAVVVEQLRQHRRSLAIAESCTGGLLAKRITDQPGASEVFGYGLITYANEAKTRLLGVPEEQLACYGAVSPQVARSMAVGVRERYGADYGLGITGVAGPGGGTEEKPVGLVYVALSCSNAVWLRVLRPQGRYLGREWTRRLASSHALDMLRRHMAGLPVEAGWADGLPQD